GCGATGCCGCTCAGCTTATGGAACGGAAGTGCATCCATCGGCTCCCGGTTCTCAATCGAAAGAAGAGAATGGTCGGGATTCTTTCGCTTACTGATCTTGGTCTTCACGCACCGAACAGACTTACG
The sequence above is a segment of the Bacteroidota bacterium genome. Coding sequences within it:
- a CDS encoding CBS domain-containing protein, which codes for DAAQLMERKCIHRLPVLNRKKRMVGILSLTDLGLHAPNRLTGKVVEVVGRRA